A single genomic interval of Rosistilla ulvae harbors:
- a CDS encoding serine/threonine protein kinase, which yields MIKSRQKLGKYQIEKKLGEGGFAGVYRALDTIEGVRVALKIPYSQSLSSDTLEECLKEVRMMASLDHPHILTLKNAEFIEGHFVLAFPLAEQTLGDRITKRMSMSMGLSYAEQMLEAVSYAHERRIIHCDIKPENMVLFPNGDLRLTDFGIAKIALRTLRASGSGTVGYIAPEQAMGRPSFRSDVFSLGLVLYRVFSGKLPEWPFSWPPPNYRALCDRVSPEFVEMLRRSLLMEPQRRYRNATQMLGVFRRLKSRAILNNEATANAGKKKKTRRDWRTLRYQQFLRNYGKSIDVNGTCKKCRGPVAESMVACPWCTSDPTLHVRETRFPQVCPRCEGGMKLDWPYCPWCFGGEFELGSTRSFTDKRYTTTCENEACGGQLMPFMRYCPWCQVSVQRVWKLTGSKDKCRACGWGVSREFWSCCPWCAADI from the coding sequence ATGATCAAGTCTCGACAGAAGCTCGGAAAATACCAGATAGAGAAGAAGCTCGGTGAAGGGGGCTTTGCTGGTGTTTATCGCGCGCTCGACACGATCGAAGGTGTTCGCGTGGCGCTCAAGATCCCGTACTCGCAGTCTTTGAGTTCCGATACGTTGGAAGAGTGTCTCAAGGAGGTCCGGATGATGGCCTCTTTGGATCATCCGCATATCCTGACGCTGAAGAACGCCGAATTCATCGAAGGGCATTTTGTGCTCGCGTTTCCCCTGGCCGAACAGACCTTGGGCGATCGGATCACGAAGCGGATGTCGATGTCGATGGGGCTCAGTTACGCCGAACAGATGCTCGAGGCGGTGTCGTACGCCCACGAGCGACGGATCATCCATTGCGATATCAAGCCGGAAAATATGGTCTTGTTTCCCAATGGGGATCTGCGGTTGACCGATTTTGGAATCGCCAAGATCGCGCTGCGGACGCTTCGCGCGTCGGGGTCGGGAACCGTCGGCTACATCGCCCCCGAACAAGCGATGGGGCGACCGTCTTTTCGCAGCGATGTTTTCTCATTGGGATTGGTGCTCTACCGAGTCTTCAGCGGTAAGTTGCCCGAATGGCCCTTCTCCTGGCCGCCTCCCAATTACCGCGCGCTTTGCGACCGGGTGAGTCCCGAATTCGTCGAGATGCTGCGGCGGTCGCTGCTGATGGAACCGCAACGCCGCTATCGCAATGCGACGCAGATGCTGGGCGTTTTTCGGCGGCTGAAATCGCGGGCGATCCTGAACAACGAGGCAACGGCAAACGCCGGTAAAAAGAAGAAGACCCGACGCGATTGGCGGACGCTGCGGTATCAGCAATTCCTGCGGAACTACGGCAAATCGATCGATGTCAACGGAACGTGCAAGAAGTGCCGCGGCCCGGTCGCCGAATCGATGGTGGCCTGTCCCTGGTGCACTTCGGACCCAACCCTGCATGTCCGCGAAACCCGTTTCCCGCAGGTCTGCCCGCGCTGCGAAGGGGGGATGAAACTCGATTGGCCCTATTGTCCCTGGTGTTTCGGTGGGGAGTTCGAACTGGGGTCGACTCGTTCGTTTACCGATAAACGCTACACGACCACATGCGAGAACGAAGCGTGTGGTGGCCAGTTGATGCCGTTCATGCGATACTGCCCCTGGTGTCAGGTCTCAGTCCAACGGGTGTGGAAGCTCACAGGTTCGAAGGACAAATGTCGAGCGTGTGGTTGGGGCGTGTCTCGCGAATTTTGGAGCTGTTGTCCTTGGTGCGCTGCGGACATCTAG
- the cutA gene encoding divalent-cation tolerance protein CutA gives MEGFLQITTTTASEAEATAIAARLIELRYAACVQVEGPIASHYRWDGSVHCEPEFRLSIKTVGSRLADVERLIEELHSYQQPEIIAVPIVAGAAGYLDWITEQTR, from the coding sequence TTGGAAGGTTTTCTGCAAATCACCACGACGACGGCCAGCGAAGCGGAGGCGACGGCGATCGCGGCACGCTTGATCGAACTGCGTTACGCTGCGTGCGTCCAGGTCGAGGGGCCGATCGCCAGCCACTACCGTTGGGACGGGAGCGTTCACTGCGAGCCAGAATTCCGGTTGAGCATCAAGACCGTCGGCTCGCGGCTGGCCGATGTGGAGCGGTTGATCGAGGAACTGCATTCGTATCAGCAACCTGAAATCATCGCTGTCCCGATCGTCGCCGGAGCGGCGGGATACCTGGACTGGATCACCGAACAGACGCGTTAG
- a CDS encoding GIY-YIG nuclease family protein, with protein sequence MDLHRYPERFEGFGPNPLDPLGPRTTHQVVAATNVQLRSLVRQQCPKSPGIYGMLDRRGQLIYVGKSKRLRTRLLSYFSPRNAEEKAGRIIQGSQTILWESQPSEFAALLREQQLIRRWTPRWNVQEIPKRQRPVYLCLGGAPAPYFFLDRMPPADVVASEGPFMGAGKMQRAVDALNNFFRLRDCSSKQELYFADQLQLFELQQRPGCLRFEIGRCSGPCVGQCTRRQYDQQVAEAESFLDGFHAAPLEAIRETIQRAAKGQQYELAARMSRDLLALEFLHRKLMFLAAARRKYTFIYAVPGEHDTPDEPAPRGVWYLIRRGEVCESIVAPRCPEEYQRARQRVAHWKRVLADPENHRAASPFPFTLSLVANWLRKQPQELERTFHPSEAGRRYRALARV encoded by the coding sequence ATGGATTTGCATCGATACCCCGAACGATTTGAAGGCTTTGGGCCCAATCCACTGGACCCGTTGGGACCGCGCACGACGCACCAAGTCGTTGCGGCGACCAACGTCCAACTGCGATCACTCGTTCGCCAACAGTGTCCCAAATCGCCCGGCATCTACGGAATGTTGGATCGCCGCGGGCAATTGATCTACGTCGGCAAATCAAAGCGATTGCGAACGCGCCTGCTCTCCTACTTCAGCCCTCGCAATGCGGAAGAGAAGGCGGGACGCATCATCCAGGGATCGCAAACGATCCTGTGGGAATCGCAGCCGAGTGAATTTGCGGCGCTGTTGCGCGAACAGCAACTGATCCGCCGTTGGACACCGCGATGGAACGTTCAAGAGATCCCCAAACGGCAACGCCCGGTCTATCTCTGCTTGGGCGGCGCTCCGGCTCCCTATTTCTTCTTAGACAGAATGCCGCCGGCCGATGTTGTCGCCAGCGAGGGTCCGTTCATGGGGGCGGGCAAGATGCAGCGAGCGGTCGATGCGTTGAACAACTTCTTTCGCTTGCGCGATTGCAGCAGCAAACAAGAACTCTATTTCGCCGATCAATTGCAACTGTTCGAACTTCAACAGCGGCCGGGCTGTTTGCGATTTGAAATCGGGCGCTGCAGCGGGCCCTGCGTGGGGCAATGCACGCGCCGCCAATACGATCAACAGGTTGCCGAAGCGGAGAGCTTTTTGGATGGTTTTCACGCCGCACCTCTAGAAGCGATCCGCGAAACGATCCAACGCGCCGCAAAGGGGCAGCAATACGAATTGGCGGCCCGGATGAGCCGCGATCTGCTCGCTCTGGAATTCCTGCATCGCAAGCTGATGTTTCTGGCGGCGGCGCGGCGCAAATACACCTTCATCTACGCAGTGCCGGGAGAGCACGATACGCCGGACGAACCAGCCCCGCGTGGCGTCTGGTATTTGATTCGGCGCGGAGAAGTGTGCGAATCGATTGTCGCCCCGCGATGCCCCGAAGAATACCAACGGGCTCGACAACGGGTCGCTCATTGGAAGCGAGTCCTCGCCGATCCCGAGAACCATCGCGCGGCGAGCCCGTTTCCGTTCACTCTTTCACTGGTGGCGAACTGGCTGCGAAAACAGCCGCAAGAACTCGAACGGACCTTTCACCCATCGGAGGCCGGGCGTCGCTATCGCGCCCTGGCCCGCGTGTGA
- a CDS encoding 6-phosphofructokinase, producing MSQEIKRVAILFAGGPAPAANSVIATAAQSFLKEGIEVVGIKHGYSRLAEYTAAGPMREGVDYIKFTHEMLAHARTSRGIMIGTARTNPGKHVSSPEHLDDAELSAPLRRVYEGLSSLGVDALISIGGDDTLKTANKIKMFQDRLPEDAKRFPVVHLPKTIDNDYMGIDFTFGYFTAVETLAEEIRNLNYDASAGRAYFICEAMGRSAGWLAYGAAIAGEASMVLSVEDIAGSLRGEEVVNADTGETRPVMEIDRVIDRMVDMMLARERQGREYGVIVIAEGLAEFLPSKNLEGIDRDEHGHIAIAQINLGSMISGLLARRYEERTGKTRKVNGLQLGYECRCAPPHAFDVMLGSQLGVGAYRALNEEKLNGVMVSVSGQLDLHFVPFDKLVDPQTLVTKVRFIERDSDFYKLARFLETCIDD from the coding sequence ATGTCACAAGAAATCAAACGCGTCGCCATCCTGTTCGCCGGCGGGCCCGCACCAGCTGCCAATTCCGTGATCGCAACCGCTGCTCAGTCGTTTTTGAAAGAGGGCATTGAGGTCGTCGGCATCAAGCACGGCTATAGCCGATTGGCTGAATACACCGCGGCGGGGCCGATGCGTGAAGGTGTCGATTACATCAAGTTCACCCATGAGATGCTGGCGCACGCTCGGACCAGTCGCGGGATCATGATCGGCACGGCGCGGACCAACCCTGGAAAGCATGTCTCTAGTCCAGAGCATCTCGACGACGCTGAATTGTCGGCACCTCTCCGCCGCGTCTACGAAGGACTGAGCTCGTTGGGCGTCGATGCGTTGATCTCGATCGGCGGCGACGACACGCTGAAAACCGCGAACAAGATCAAGATGTTCCAAGATCGTTTGCCAGAAGACGCCAAGCGTTTCCCTGTCGTGCATCTGCCGAAGACGATCGACAACGATTACATGGGCATCGATTTTACTTTTGGTTACTTCACCGCTGTCGAAACGTTGGCCGAAGAGATTCGCAACCTGAACTACGACGCTTCGGCCGGTCGCGCCTACTTTATCTGTGAGGCGATGGGCCGCAGCGCCGGTTGGTTGGCTTACGGTGCCGCGATCGCGGGCGAAGCGAGCATGGTTTTGTCGGTCGAAGACATCGCCGGCAGCCTGCGGGGCGAAGAAGTTGTCAACGCCGATACCGGAGAGACTCGCCCGGTGATGGAAATCGACCGCGTCATCGACCGCATGGTCGACATGATGTTGGCTCGCGAACGCCAAGGACGCGAGTATGGCGTGATCGTGATCGCCGAAGGTTTGGCTGAATTCCTCCCAAGTAAAAATTTGGAAGGGATCGATCGCGACGAGCACGGCCATATCGCGATCGCTCAGATCAATCTCGGATCGATGATCTCGGGCCTGTTGGCACGTCGTTATGAAGAGCGGACCGGAAAGACACGCAAAGTCAACGGATTGCAACTCGGCTACGAATGCCGTTGCGCTCCGCCGCATGCCTTCGATGTAATGCTCGGTTCGCAATTAGGGGTTGGTGCCTACCGCGCCCTCAACGAAGAAAAATTGAATGGTGTGATGGTTTCGGTTTCGGGACAGTTGGACCTACACTTCGTTCCCTTCGATAAATTGGTCGACCCGCAAACCCTGGTTACCAAGGTACGATTCATCGAACGCGACAGCGACTTCTACAAGCTGGCTCGCTTCTTGGAAACTTGCATCGACGATTGA
- a CDS encoding GumC family protein, whose product MNSVGMHHEMPAFDYVGMLWRRKWLLMFGALLGVGLGYLYYTKQPPVYQSSAEVQITTPNAAKNMPIEGLEYQASSNPLADEIRVIRSELVLRDAAQMGDLSKTKTFAGMSNEQIASALSGSGSLKLSPVNGNMGGNVITVAYSCNDPNESRRIVQSVVDAYSKYLQSLHRNVGEETLSFIDEARGDVLQRLQELEREYDKFKQTTLLVNRGGTRTSVHRENADQLLAEKQKLSMERTTMFGQHQAISQALEAKQDPEAILAMLKQALGESLLPKDELLAGDEAGIADGAPTRLTGKLTPRVQKRSEVMRQDQLFPLRLKEQELLTAFAPSHPAVASLRIKIDGIEQLIAEVEASEERLEREMQKELEALQAQADEEAKLRAAGETGPEDPMLTLQRQINIRLVALDQGLKSLDQQLAVISDAYNNEREQARIEEGAEVKAAGFERDIARQRELYERIVARFDELNIVSDMDGRRVSELNSPKRGWQIAPSMSRNLSMGCFLGLLGAAGIGYLLEWSDKSYHSPDEIAEHLRMPVIGHIPAVRPDMEKVKEMKSQLDPSLCTYFQPRSTFCEAYRAIRTALYFSNQKRDGVNKVIQVTSAVPSDGKSTITANLAVTTAQAGKNVLLIDCDFRRPRVHQLFKLESKRGVAWMVQNMPDDPRQSGAEMIGEAVQETEIPNLCVMPCGERPANPAELLSSPKFDQMLTLLKEKFDLILIDTPPLLAVTDPSNIAGRVDGVILVIRIRKVIRPMAVRASRMLETLGANVLGVVVNGVGSREAYGYGSKYYRSRSNYYGGDYYRSGYGYSYGNSYGVGDQYEYGNYYEAPEGPAEGTPSRGAKAQPVNGHAATGSKSV is encoded by the coding sequence ATGAACTCGGTGGGCATGCACCATGAAATGCCGGCGTTTGATTACGTCGGGATGCTCTGGCGTCGCAAATGGTTGCTGATGTTCGGCGCGTTATTGGGCGTGGGACTGGGATATTTGTACTACACCAAGCAACCGCCGGTCTATCAATCGTCGGCCGAGGTCCAGATCACCACCCCGAACGCGGCAAAAAACATGCCGATCGAAGGGCTGGAGTATCAGGCCTCCTCCAACCCGCTGGCCGATGAGATCCGCGTGATCCGCAGCGAACTGGTCCTTCGCGACGCCGCGCAGATGGGCGATCTATCGAAGACCAAAACCTTCGCGGGGATGTCCAATGAACAGATCGCATCTGCGCTTTCGGGCAGCGGATCGCTGAAGCTGTCGCCAGTCAATGGGAACATGGGTGGTAACGTGATCACGGTTGCCTACTCTTGCAACGACCCCAACGAATCGCGGCGGATCGTCCAATCCGTTGTCGATGCCTACTCCAAGTATCTACAGAGCCTGCATCGCAATGTCGGCGAAGAGACGCTGTCGTTTATCGATGAAGCGCGGGGCGACGTGTTGCAGAGATTGCAGGAACTGGAACGCGAGTACGACAAATTCAAACAAACCACGTTGCTAGTGAATCGGGGTGGCACCCGGACCAGCGTGCACCGTGAAAATGCCGATCAATTGCTTGCCGAAAAGCAAAAGCTGAGCATGGAACGGACCACGATGTTTGGTCAGCACCAAGCGATCAGCCAGGCGTTGGAAGCGAAACAGGACCCCGAGGCGATCCTGGCGATGTTAAAGCAAGCTCTCGGCGAATCGTTGCTTCCCAAGGATGAACTTTTGGCCGGCGACGAAGCGGGCATCGCCGATGGGGCGCCAACACGACTGACCGGCAAGCTGACTCCGCGGGTGCAAAAGCGTTCCGAAGTGATGCGGCAGGATCAATTGTTCCCGCTGCGACTGAAAGAACAGGAGCTGTTGACCGCGTTTGCCCCCTCCCATCCAGCGGTCGCATCGCTGCGGATCAAGATCGATGGCATCGAGCAATTGATTGCGGAAGTCGAAGCGAGCGAAGAGCGGCTCGAACGCGAGATGCAAAAAGAACTCGAAGCCTTGCAGGCTCAAGCCGACGAAGAAGCGAAATTGCGAGCCGCCGGAGAGACCGGCCCCGAAGATCCAATGCTGACCCTGCAGCGTCAGATCAACATCCGCTTGGTCGCCTTGGATCAAGGTCTCAAATCGCTCGATCAACAACTTGCTGTGATCAGCGACGCCTATAACAACGAACGCGAACAAGCCCGGATCGAAGAAGGAGCGGAGGTTAAAGCCGCCGGATTCGAACGCGATATCGCACGTCAACGCGAACTGTACGAGCGGATCGTCGCCCGTTTCGACGAATTGAACATCGTCTCGGATATGGATGGTCGACGCGTCTCGGAACTGAACTCGCCCAAGCGAGGTTGGCAGATCGCACCTTCGATGTCCCGCAACCTTTCGATGGGCTGCTTCCTGGGATTGTTGGGGGCTGCCGGGATCGGGTATCTGCTGGAATGGTCCGACAAATCGTACCACAGCCCCGACGAGATCGCCGAACACCTGCGAATGCCGGTTATCGGACACATCCCCGCGGTCCGTCCCGACATGGAAAAGGTCAAGGAGATGAAATCTCAACTCGACCCATCCTTGTGTACCTATTTCCAGCCGCGAAGCACGTTCTGCGAAGCCTATCGGGCGATCCGCACAGCGCTCTACTTCAGCAACCAAAAACGCGATGGCGTGAACAAAGTCATCCAGGTCACCAGTGCGGTCCCATCGGACGGTAAGTCGACGATCACCGCGAACCTGGCCGTGACAACCGCTCAAGCGGGCAAGAACGTGTTGTTGATCGATTGCGATTTCCGTCGCCCACGCGTTCACCAACTGTTCAAGCTGGAATCGAAGCGTGGCGTCGCTTGGATGGTGCAAAACATGCCCGACGATCCGCGCCAATCGGGGGCGGAAATGATCGGCGAAGCGGTCCAGGAGACCGAAATCCCGAACCTTTGCGTGATGCCTTGCGGTGAACGGCCAGCGAATCCGGCGGAGCTGCTGTCGTCGCCGAAGTTCGACCAGATGTTAACCCTGTTGAAGGAAAAATTCGATCTGATCTTGATCGACACGCCGCCGTTGCTGGCAGTCACCGACCCCAGCAATATCGCCGGACGCGTCGATGGCGTGATCCTGGTGATTCGCATTCGCAAAGTGATCCGTCCGATGGCAGTTCGCGCTTCGCGGATGCTCGAAACCCTGGGTGCCAATGTGTTGGGCGTCGTGGTCAACGGTGTCGGCAGCCGGGAGGCTTACGGTTACGGTTCGAAGTACTACCGCTCGCGCTCGAACTACTATGGCGGCGATTATTATCGCTCCGGCTATGGATATTCCTACGGCAACAGCTACGGTGTCGGCGACCAATACGAATACGGCAACTACTACGAAGCCCCCGAAGGCCCTGCGGAAGGAACCCCTTCCCGCGGTGCGAAGGCCCAACCTGTCAACGGTCACGCCGCCACTGGCAGCAAATCGGTATAG
- a CDS encoding PSD1 and planctomycete cytochrome C domain-containing protein codes for MKNPFRSTLCSLSVAIVLVCFQSDPCWASEAATPEQLEFFEKRVRPILVEHCYACHSVDAAKLQAGLRVDSRAALIEGGDSGTSLEPGDADASLLVEAIRYESYEMPPKGKLPDGEIAAIEEWVAMGAPWPDEPPPQSDRQRDAFDLQQRAAEHWAWQPLTSPTPPPVSDTAWPRSDIDRFILHRLEQADLRPSQDTDRNSLARRLYFDLTGLPPTADQLQSFLDDTREEATAYLVDQLLDSPRFGERWGRHWLDLVRYAESRGHEFDNDSRNAYQYRDYVIRGLNADVPYDQWIREHIAGDLLPSPRLHPESKFNESVLGTGFWFLGEWVHSPVDIRKEESDRFDNMIDVMSKTFLGVTVACARCHDHKFDAISTADYYALSGFLQGSDYRQVRFESLQHNQAIADRLSELDAKYQTEIEAALSKPSYPPTPVGAPLPPDASLVVDYATIDAADYIQNGFVFGDRPRNAGELQITSIDGQPKLHVVRRTAAASDRFWDGLRSIHEKGIHHRNSLLKIPRAGRTLRTPTFEVQQGNIACRVHGSGHVVACVDSHRLVAGPLHGQTIKEFSAKQNWVHLNLQRYIGHRVHLEFTPAKDATLEISMVLKNASPEQLKAAEANEALQVASATERQQHLDEIMTGESDVASTVRDLVQRWADARASLKQQIQIESHAAMAMLDGTGEDDHVLIRGNSSNPGKLEPRHFLTAITGDQPLPIARGSGRLELAEQIVDPNNPLTWRVIVNRVWHHLMGRGIVPTTDDFGVLGQRPTHPDLLDHLAIRFQADGRSIKQLIRYIVLSRTYQMSALADPAAVAADPKNLLWHHRWPKRLEGEAIRDSLLTISGSLNDQMYGEPIPIHLTGFMDGRGRPGVNGPLDGAGRRSIYISVRRNFLSPFMLTFDSPVPFSTMGRRNVSNVPAQALILMNDPLVVAQAQRWAERTIERFPSSADPSVAEQRIRWMYQTAIARQPTGRELQLALEFLGSPTTAETLTDISRWADLAHAIINTKEFIFLR; via the coding sequence GTGAAGAATCCATTTCGCTCGACGCTATGCTCTCTTTCGGTTGCGATCGTATTGGTCTGTTTCCAATCCGATCCTTGTTGGGCGTCGGAGGCGGCAACGCCCGAGCAATTGGAGTTCTTTGAAAAACGGGTTCGCCCGATTCTTGTCGAACATTGTTACGCTTGCCACAGCGTCGATGCCGCCAAATTGCAAGCGGGACTGCGAGTCGACAGTCGCGCCGCGTTGATCGAAGGGGGCGATTCGGGAACCTCTCTCGAACCGGGCGACGCCGACGCGAGCCTGTTGGTCGAAGCGATCCGTTACGAATCGTACGAAATGCCCCCCAAGGGGAAGCTTCCCGACGGAGAGATCGCCGCGATTGAAGAATGGGTCGCGATGGGAGCTCCTTGGCCGGACGAACCACCGCCGCAATCGGATCGACAGCGCGATGCGTTCGACTTGCAACAACGAGCTGCCGAACATTGGGCATGGCAACCGCTGACATCCCCCACCCCGCCGCCAGTCTCCGATACCGCATGGCCCCGTTCGGATATCGATCGCTTTATTTTGCATCGGCTGGAACAGGCGGACCTGCGGCCTTCCCAAGACACCGACCGAAACTCCCTCGCGCGGCGTCTATACTTCGACCTGACAGGCCTGCCTCCGACCGCCGATCAACTGCAATCGTTTCTCGATGACACCCGCGAGGAAGCGACAGCGTATCTGGTGGACCAGCTGTTAGACTCGCCACGTTTTGGTGAACGATGGGGCCGCCACTGGTTGGATCTGGTGCGATATGCGGAATCGCGCGGCCACGAATTCGATAACGATTCTAGAAACGCATATCAGTACCGCGACTACGTCATCCGCGGACTCAATGCCGACGTTCCCTACGACCAATGGATCCGGGAACATATCGCCGGCGACCTGCTCCCCTCGCCTCGCCTTCACCCAGAATCGAAGTTCAACGAATCGGTTTTGGGTACCGGTTTCTGGTTCCTGGGGGAATGGGTCCATTCCCCTGTCGATATCCGCAAGGAGGAATCGGACCGGTTCGACAATATGATCGATGTCATGTCGAAGACATTTTTGGGAGTGACAGTCGCCTGTGCACGCTGCCACGATCACAAGTTCGACGCGATCTCGACAGCTGACTACTACGCGCTTTCAGGCTTTTTGCAAGGCAGCGATTATCGACAGGTCCGGTTCGAATCGCTGCAACACAATCAAGCTATCGCTGATCGGCTGTCCGAACTCGACGCGAAGTATCAAACCGAAATCGAGGCCGCACTGTCCAAACCAAGCTACCCACCGACACCGGTAGGAGCCCCGCTGCCCCCCGACGCCAGTTTGGTCGTCGACTACGCCACGATCGACGCAGCGGACTATATTCAGAACGGCTTCGTTTTTGGTGACCGACCTCGAAACGCAGGCGAACTGCAAATCACCTCTATCGACGGCCAACCAAAGTTGCACGTGGTCCGGCGAACTGCCGCGGCCAGCGATCGATTTTGGGATGGTCTTCGGTCGATCCACGAAAAAGGGATCCACCATCGGAACTCGTTACTCAAAATTCCACGTGCGGGCCGCACATTGCGGACTCCCACGTTCGAAGTCCAGCAGGGCAACATCGCCTGCCGCGTCCACGGCAGCGGGCACGTTGTCGCTTGCGTCGATTCGCATCGCTTGGTCGCCGGACCACTGCACGGCCAGACGATCAAAGAGTTTTCAGCGAAGCAGAACTGGGTCCATCTGAACCTGCAGCGCTACATTGGGCACCGCGTCCATTTGGAGTTTACGCCCGCCAAAGACGCGACGCTCGAAATTTCGATGGTCTTGAAAAACGCTTCCCCCGAGCAACTGAAAGCGGCAGAAGCGAACGAGGCATTGCAAGTCGCTTCGGCAACAGAACGCCAACAACATCTCGACGAGATCATGACCGGCGAATCGGACGTCGCCTCGACCGTCCGCGATTTGGTGCAGCGTTGGGCCGATGCTCGGGCGTCGCTGAAACAGCAAATCCAAATCGAATCTCACGCTGCCATGGCGATGCTCGACGGCACCGGAGAGGACGACCATGTGTTGATCCGGGGAAATTCCAGCAACCCTGGCAAGCTTGAACCTCGCCACTTTCTGACGGCGATCACCGGAGACCAACCGCTTCCGATAGCCCGCGGGAGTGGCCGACTTGAACTGGCTGAACAGATCGTCGATCCCAACAATCCACTCACCTGGCGAGTCATCGTCAATCGCGTCTGGCATCATTTGATGGGGCGAGGAATCGTTCCCACGACCGACGACTTTGGCGTCTTGGGACAACGGCCCACACATCCCGATCTGTTGGATCATTTAGCCATACGATTCCAAGCCGACGGCCGCAGCATTAAACAACTGATCCGGTATATCGTTTTATCGAGAACGTATCAGATGTCCGCTCTCGCCGATCCCGCGGCGGTTGCCGCCGACCCGAAAAATTTGCTGTGGCACCATCGCTGGCCCAAACGCTTGGAAGGGGAAGCGATCCGCGATTCCCTGCTTACCATTTCGGGAAGCTTGAACGATCAAATGTATGGTGAACCGATCCCGATTCACTTAACCGGATTCATGGACGGCCGTGGACGCCCCGGCGTCAACGGTCCGCTGGATGGTGCGGGGCGGCGATCGATCTACATTTCGGTCCGCAGAAACTTTCTGTCGCCGTTCATGCTCACCTTCGATTCCCCCGTCCCGTTTAGCACGATGGGACGGCGCAACGTTTCCAACGTTCCCGCCCAAGCGTTGATCCTGATGAACGATCCGTTGGTCGTCGCCCAAGCCCAGCGATGGGCCGAGCGGACGATCGAACGCTTTCCAAGCTCCGCCGATCCGAGCGTCGCCGAACAACGGATCCGATGGATGTACCAAACGGCGATCGCACGCCAACCGACCGGACGGGAACTGCAATTAGCGCTGGAATTCCTCGGCTCGCCAACAACCGCCGAAACGCTCACCGACATTTCCCGCTGGGCCGATCTGGCGCACGCGATCATCAACACGAAGGAGTTTATTTTCCTACGATGA